The following DNA comes from Nicotiana sylvestris chromosome 10, ASM39365v2, whole genome shotgun sequence.
CGTTTGAGaagtgatatgttccaattgtttggtaatttCTCGCCAtccatcgtgccaagtttgtaggATCTTTTCCGACGATATCAAGGACCTAATACGACCCTTCCAGTTTGAGCCAAGTTTCCCTTTGTTCAGATCCCGAGTATTAATGGTGACCTTTCTCAGAATTAAGTCCTCGATTTCAAGTGTCAAAGATTGGCTCTTTGTTATTAATACCTCCCGAACCACTGTTTCTCTGCGGCCATTCGAATGCGGGTGGCTTCCCGCCTTTTATCTAGCAATTCAACACTCATATTCATAGCCTCGTGGTTTGCCTCTTCCATTGCATACCGAAACATAAAGCTAGGTTCCCCGACTTTAACCGGGATCAGAGCTTCGACACTGTAGACTAAAGAGAACGGTGTTTCCCCTGTACTAGATTTCGACGTTGTTCGATACGCCCAAAGGACCTCGAGCAATACTTCTCGCCATTTCCCTTTGTCTTCGCTCAATCTTTTCTTCTGATTTTGGAGGACGgtcttgtttgtcgattcggcttgtccgttcccactaggatgatatGGTATTGACAAGATTCATTTTATTTTGTGATCTTCAAAAAACTTTGTCATTTTGCTGCCGGCGAATTGCTTTCCATTGTCGCATACGATCTTGGCAGGCATTCTGAATCGGCATAtaatgtgatcccagatgaagtctatgacttcgttttctctgacttttctctgactttctaagtgcttcaacccacttagaaaaatagttagtcataaacaaaatgaatttagttTTACCTGGAGCCGATGGTAGGGGGCCAATGATATCCATCCCTTATTTCATAAATGGTCATGGGGATAGAAATGAGTGGAGTTGCTCTCCTGGTTGGTAGATCATTGGCGGATACCTTTGACATTTGTCGCACTATCGAACAAATTATTTAGTGTCCTTTTACATATCGGCCCAAGTATCCTGCTCTGATGACTTTGTGAACGAATGATTCAGCACTGAAATGATTTCTGCAAGTGCTCTTGTGAATTTCTCATAGAATGTAGTTTGTGTCCCCTGGTCCCAAACATTTTGCTAACGGTCCATCGGACGTTCTCCTATACAGTGTTCCATCCTCGGCCAATGTGAACCGTACGGCCTTCGTGCGTAGAGCCCTCAATTCTTTAGGATCCGATGGAAGCTTCCCGTTCTTTAGGTATTCGAtgtatttattcctccaatcccaggttaaacATGTGGTGTTTATTTGGGCATGTCCTTCTTTGATTACTAAACTTGAAAGTTGTATGACAGTCCCTGCACTAAGTTCATCATCTTTGATCGACGACCCCAAATTTGCAAGGACATTGGCCTcgctattttgttctcgaggtacgtGTTGTAGCGTCCATTCTTTAAATCGATATAGAGACACTTGTAATTTTTctaagtacctctgcattcgatcTTCCTGAACCTCGAATGTTCTGTTGAATTGATTCACCACAGGTTGGGAGTCACACTTGGCCTCAATGACCTCTGCTCCCAAGCTCTTAGCTAGcttgagacctgcaatcatggacTCATTCTCGGCATCTTTGTTAgtcaattttgaatttttgatagtCTGTCTAATTTTATTTtctgtgggtggcttcaaaacgATGCCTAGTCCGAACCCCTTCACGTTCAAAGAGCCGTCTGTGAAGAGGGTCCACATCCCTGATAATGCACCCAATTTTAATAATAGTTCCTTTTCAACCTCGGGTACGAGGGATGGCatgaagtcggccacgaagtctgccaagatctgagacttgatggttgttcgggtttgatattcgatatcgtacccgctaatcccgacggcccatttggccagtcaGACCGAGAGTTCGGGCTTGTGGAAAATGTTTCGAAGGGGGTAGGTGGTTACAACACAaattgggtgacattgaaaatatggttttaatttcctggAGGCGCTTATTAAAGCAAGAGCTAATTTCTCTAAGTGTGGGTACCAGGTTTCGGCTTCACCTAGGGTTCAACTAACATAATAAAACAgaaattgcataccttgttcttctcgaactaagactccacttaccgctatctccgaGACTACTAAGTACACGTAAAGTTGGTCGTCCACATTTGGGGTGTGAAGCAATGGCGGACTCGACAGGTATTGTTTGAGTTCCTCCAAAGCCTGTTGACCTTCCAGGGTCCATGTGAAATTGCTCTTTATCTTAAGCAGTGAGAAGTACCGGTGGATCCTATATGAAGACCTCGAAATAAATCGACCCAGGGTGGCTATGCATCCTGTTAACCTTTATATATACTTGACATTATCACTAACTGTGATGTCTtcgattgccttgattttatcggggttgatttgatcccccgatttgataccataaagccgaggaacttgcccgagctgaccccgaatgcacatttctccgggTTAAGATTCATGTTATACTTTCTTATTGTGCCTAAGGTCTCcggcaaatgtttcaaatggtccacTACTCCcaaggacttaactagcatatcatcaatataaacctccattgatttacctatttgttcttcgaacattcaaTTTACTAGGCATTGATAAGTAGCACCAACATTTTTTAGTCCAAacggcattacattatagcaataggTGCTGTACTTAGTGATGAACAAAGTCTTTTCCTGATTCTCGGGGTTCATCtatatttgattgtacccggaataggcatcgagaaaactaaggatctcgtggccggctgTGGCATCGATTATGCGATCGATATTCAGCAAAGTTTAGGAATCTTTAGGGCATGTCTTGTTCAAATCCTTATAGTctatgcacattctaagtttgtttccctttttagggactataactatgtttgctaaccattcgggatattttacctctcgaATGGATCTTACCTCGTCCTTAATGAATACATATTTTACCTTGTCCTTAATGAatacatgttttacctcggacagAGGTCTTCTCTTTGTTTCACCAGGCGAAACTTTGGGTCCAAGCTCAGTCGATGCGTAGTGATCTTCGGTTGGATCCCTGTCATGTATATGTGGgaccaaacaaaacaatccatgttatttAAAAAGAATTGAacaagttttttcctgagctcgggagttaactccgtgcccaggtatacctttcgatcgggcagATGCTCAATCAGTATGGcttgttccagctcttcgaccgttGACTTTGTTACATCGGAATCATCGAGGATTACGAAGGTTCGTGGTATCATATAATCATCATCCTCGAAAGTTTCCTGCTCCTCCAATCGGGTCGAGGCCGGGACTTTGTTTGTTATTTGTCTTCTTATTTTCCCTTTGATTTCGATCTCTTTGTTGATGATAGCATTGATATCGGTATCACCTCATCGATTACAAACATTTCCTTGGTGGCTGGTCGTTCACTGTACATCATTTTGATTCCTTCTGATGTTGGGAATTTAAGACTTGGTGAAGAGTTGAGGGCACTGCTCTCATAttatgaatccaaggccttccgagtagcgcgttgtacctcatgtcgcctTCGATCACATAGAACTTTGTTTACTGGATAGTCCCAGCCACGTTTACTAGTAGAATGATTTCCTTTTTGGTGGttttgcttgccatgttgaagccattaagTACCCAAATTGCGGGCACGATCTAATCCTAGAGGTCGAGTTTCTCTACGACCCctgaacaaataatatttttcaagCTACCTCGATCAATCaacacacgtttaatttgaattttattcataaggatagatattaccagtgcgtcgttgtgaggttgttcgatcccttcttcgtcctcatcgttgaaagacaagatttCTTCTGGTAAGTAGTCCCGAGTTTGTTTTTCCCTCATGATTGTCACTTTGGTACGGTTGAGTATTGGTCCTTGGGGGATATCGACCCcaccaacgatcatatgaattacGTGCTATGGCTCTTGATAACTTGggaatatgatgcattttacactcctccatgctcaagttttgattagaaatgtgtacaaaatagtcccaaaggctcactagttgtgcttgattgcataTTTGATCAACAAGGTAACAAAGTGTCGaaaactagctcaaaaaggagtgaaacatgcacaagtaccaagacaagacaaagctcagtcaaacagggccaatgcggccgcacaccattctgtgcggtccacacaagtgATGTTCAGAGAGGTTGTTGTTCAGGccaaaaggcaatgcggccgcaaggggttttgtgcgatccgcattgGGATCATTGCGGCCGCAATCGATTTAGTTCGGTCCACGAAACCAAGGTTCAAGGAGTGGTGTTTTTGAGGTTGAAGCTCAATgtggtccgcggtcctttttgtgcgaaCCTCAATGGAAACCATCGCAGCCGCACTCGatttcatgcggtccgcatttcccaagttcagagagttgaGTATTCAAGTTCAGAACCTTAGTGCGGTCGcactcgtttttgtgcggtccgctagccccacaggggtatttttgtctagatttttcagcctagtataaaaagatttgtttcccatttttaggtcatgagATAGTTTTTtactgagctgcgctcgtgacttcgttcATTTTAGCTATTTCGAGTAGTTTTAGCGTGATTTCAACATTGGATcatcaagtttaatttagcaattaattactATGAGTTTCTGTTCATCTATTGCTTTGTTTtattctctaattatgagtagctagacccataagctagggttgtggctcaaccctagtgtgggtaattaatgggtcttgtgttttgatgcttgattgtctataggtgtttgatatttgggctaatttagggttttaattgtgaattagtggttgcaaacactagtttatgcctagtagactttggttcttcttgagaaagagagcctaagtccatgaaattagtccaacaaggaattggggcgtactcaagagattgatagccccaattaaagggttaaacctagagatagtaat
Coding sequences within:
- the LOC138880022 gene encoding uncharacterized protein — translated: MWTLFTDGSLNVKGFGLGIVLKPPTENKIRQTIKNSKLTNKDAENESMIAGLKLAKSLGAEVIEAKCDSQPVVNQFNRTFEVQEDRMQRYLEKLQVSLYRFKEWTLQHVPREQNSEANVLANLGSSIKDDELSAGTVIQLSSLVIKEGHAQINTTCLTWDWRNKYIEYLKNGKLPSDPKELRALRTKAVRFTLAEDGTLYRRTSDGPLAKCLGPGDTNYIL